Proteins encoded by one window of Taeniopygia guttata chromosome 1A, bTaeGut7.mat, whole genome shotgun sequence:
- the LOC100222960 gene encoding endonuclease domain-containing 1 protein — protein sequence MLGLLLLQVLASCLWLGHGEVVTSFETSCPQFFFREIPPNKALEPQNPALICQRYQNRYYFATLYDRNMRIPVYSAYIYQPGPGKRPKTWLVEPQLIGPAYPKTMEKEWTLLNRYNVTLEKLSQSQAILHDYKNLTGLNRGHLNPNGHHDDYSSRMATFTLTNIVPQDERLNGGAWNNYEQQTMIRSTQGCKTTYAITGAVPGNNYIAKGRVNKPSHLWSAACCVVDNNYIKSWAVIAVNDKNQVQLLTLGELEDTLTELYGRGQVSLFDSDCPRE from the exons atgctggggctgctgctgctgcaggtgttgGCCAGCTGCCTCTGGCTGGGACACGGCGAGGTGGTGACATCCTTTGAAACTTCATGTCCTCAGTTTTTTTTCCGGGAGATCCCCCCAAACAAAGCTCTGGAGCCACAGAACCCAGCCTTGATCTGCCAGCGCTACCAGAACCGGTATTACTTTGCCACCCTGTACGACAGGAACATGCGTATTCCTGTCTACTCTGCCTACATCTACCAGCCTGGACCTGGCAAAAGACCTAAAACATGGCTGGTTGAGCCCCAG CTGATTGGCCCAGCTTATCCCAAAACTATGGAAAAAGAGTGGACACTCTTAAATCGATACAATGTCACCTTAGAGAAACTCAGCCAGAGCCAGGCTATCCTTCATGACTACAAGAACCTGACGGGGTTGAACCGGGGCCATTTGAACCCCAATGGCCACCACGATGACTACAGCAGCAGGATGGCTACCTTCACCCTCACCAACATAGTGCCCCAGGATGAGAGACTCAACGGCGGCGCCTGGAACAACTACGAGCAGCAAACCATGATCAGGAGCACCCAGGGCTGTAAAACCACCTATGCCATCACGGGTGCTGTGCCTGGGAACAACTACATCGCCAAGGGGAGGGTTAATAAACCCAGCCACCTCtggtcagctgcctgctgcgTGGTGGACAACAACTACATAAAGTCTTGGGCGGTCATCGCTGTGAATGACAAGAACCAGGTTCAGCTCCTCACCCTGGGGGAGCTGGAGGACACCTTAACTGAGCTCTATGGGAGGGGACAGGTTTCCCTGTTTGACAGTGACTGTCCCCGGGAATAA